The following coding sequences lie in one Spinacia oleracea cultivar Varoflay chromosome 1, BTI_SOV_V1, whole genome shotgun sequence genomic window:
- the LOC110795123 gene encoding uncharacterized protein, which produces MLDKSYNKMDRLGLNTVRHFSILPNPGEFTAHREVEVFSIFVGRPNEQKLSLHGMVNFYSNWGPINIFGRDKNEPYILYPGCNLLPLKFPTYLLSPGDFFGMSVNLEDVEGHVSIKGEVVSSTGLNYRLSPWQDCLLCSVIKGANHHCFASVHYTVFSFAVHCVLKVGFLFKDHQHFADADADADACSKLHGSIVARYKKYGDKTSYERLYFRSVLFERTLGNPLEKIGKDFEMELSKPVVVVPYDSSLFIDVDLSCRYGGYTHLINGTREFQIGIGVGDGVTIKGDKVGINITMAWSRPH; this is translated from the exons ATGCTGGATAAATCATATAACAAAATGGATAGGTTGGGATTGAACACTGTACGTCACTTCTCAATCCtg CCCAACCCAGGAGAGTTCACGGCACATCGAGAAGTAGAGGTGTTCTCTATATTTGTAGGTCGGCCAAATGAGCAGAAGTTAAGTCTCCATGGCATGGTTAACTTTTACAGTAATTGGGGTCCGATTAATATCTTTGGAAGGGACAAGAATGAACCCTATATATTGTACCCTGGCTGCAACTTATTACCTCTAAAATTCCCCACGTATCTTCTCTCACCGGGGGACTTTTTTGGTATGTCAGTAAACCTTGAAGATGTTGAGGGTCATGTGTCGATCAAAGGAGAAGTGGTGTCGAGTACTGGATTGAATTACCGTTTGAGTCCTTGGCAAGATTGCCTCTTGTGTTCTGTTATTAAAGGTGCAAATCATCATTGCTTTGCATCTGTTCATTACACGGTCTTCTCGTTTGCAGTTCACTGTGTACTTAAAGTTGGTTTCCTTTTCAAGGATCATCAACATTTTGCTGATGCTGATGCTGATGCTGATGCTTGTAGCAAACTTCATGGGAGTATCGTTGCTCGCTATAAAAAGTATGGTGACAAAACATCTTATGAAAGATTATATTTCAGGAGTGTACTTTTTGAGAGGACTTTGGGAAATCCTTTAGAAAAGATAGGTAAGGATTTTGAGATGGAGCTTTCGAAACCTGTGGTTGTTGTTCCGTATGATTCTTCCTTGTTTATAGACGTAGATTTGAGTTGCCGATATGGTGGTTATACTCACCTTATAAATGGCACTAGAGAATTTCAAATTGGCATTGGTGTTGGTGATGGTGTGACAATTAAAGGAGATAAAGTTGGCATCAATATCACTATGGCATGGAGCCGACCTCATTAA